A window of the Acidobacteriota bacterium genome harbors these coding sequences:
- a CDS encoding TatD family hydrolase translates to MFIDSHAHIEADRFDEDREAVIERALAAGIELLVNVGNGDVAGDSHQAAFEIADKHSFIYTTVGVHPHEARLLNAELFAKLLDWAKHPKVIAWGEIGLDYYYDNSPREVQRAAFRRQLQAARDRNLPVVIHTRDAEADTLAILNEEWQDANLPGIIHCFTGTRRFAEKAVELGFLISFSGVVTFKNAEDLRETARALPMEKLLIETDSPFLAPVPYRGKRNEPAFVVEVAKTLAAIRELTTQEVGRRTTENFKNLFRMA, encoded by the coding sequence ATGTTTATTGATTCGCATGCACACATCGAAGCGGATAGATTTGACGAAGACCGCGAAGCGGTTATCGAACGCGCGCTTGCAGCCGGGATTGAACTCCTGGTCAATGTCGGCAATGGCGATGTGGCGGGCGATTCACACCAGGCGGCTTTTGAGATTGCCGATAAACACTCGTTCATTTATACAACCGTCGGCGTCCATCCGCACGAAGCGCGTTTGTTGAACGCCGAGCTTTTCGCGAAATTGCTGGACTGGGCAAAGCATCCGAAAGTTATCGCGTGGGGCGAAATCGGCTTGGATTATTATTACGACAATTCGCCGCGTGAGGTGCAGCGCGCAGCTTTTCGCCGCCAGTTGCAGGCGGCGCGTGACAGGAATTTACCCGTGGTTATTCACACGCGCGATGCCGAAGCCGATACGCTGGCGATATTGAATGAAGAATGGCAAGACGCGAATCTGCCCGGCATCATTCACTGTTTTACAGGGACGCGCCGGTTTGCCGAGAAAGCGGTAGAACTTGGATTTCTGATTTCGTTTTCAGGAGTGGTGACATTCAAGAATGCCGAAGATTTGCGCGAGACCGCGCGGGCGTTGCCGATGGAAAAACTATTGATTGAAACCGATAGTCCGTTTCTTGCGCCGGTTCCCTATCGCGGCAAACGTAACGAACCGGCGTTTGTCGTCGAGGTCGCGAAAACCCTTGCGGCGATTCGCGAGTTGACGACCCAAGAAGTCGGACGCCGGACGACAGAAAATTTTAAAAATTTGTTCAGGATGGCATGA
- a CDS encoding sigma-70 family RNA polymerase sigma factor: MSGAALQQQHEQASDFDLVRLARQGDEQAFAEIVNRYSPRVFRVASRFFRQRDAVEEAAQETFLKIYTQLKSFEERGSFEGWVTRIATNTCINLLRAAKRRPQSAEPDLTEDETDWLEQQLNESGNLQKASVEDNLIAADLAEKLLDTLSAEDRAALMMMDGDDMSVKEVAGITGWSESKVKMRAMRARQRMRQAVENLFKSQ; encoded by the coding sequence GTGTCAGGAGCAGCTCTGCAACAGCAACACGAACAAGCTTCAGACTTCGATTTAGTCCGTCTTGCGCGCCAAGGGGATGAGCAAGCTTTCGCGGAGATTGTCAATCGCTACAGCCCCCGCGTCTTTCGGGTTGCCAGTCGCTTTTTCCGGCAACGCGACGCTGTTGAAGAAGCCGCACAGGAAACTTTTTTAAAAATTTATACGCAGCTCAAATCATTTGAAGAGCGCGGTTCGTTTGAAGGCTGGGTGACGCGCATCGCCACCAACACTTGCATCAATCTCTTGCGCGCCGCCAAACGCCGACCGCAATCAGCAGAACCGGACTTGACCGAAGATGAAACCGACTGGCTGGAACAACAGTTGAACGAAAGCGGCAATCTACAGAAAGCTTCGGTTGAAGACAATTTGATTGCCGCAGACCTTGCGGAAAAATTGCTCGATACCCTTTCAGCAGAAGACCGCGCCGCGTTAATGATGATGGATGGCGACGACATGTCGGTTAAAGAAGTGGCGGGCATCACCGGCTGGTCGGAATCAAAAGTCAAGATGCGGGCGATGCGCGCTCGTCAACGAATGCGTCAGGCGGTCGAGAATTTATTTAAGAGTCAATGA
- a CDS encoding Spy/CpxP family protein refolding chaperone: MKSNKIKIALVAIILAIVVAIPLAMAQSGGKMGRREFAGQFRGHRGGGEGFMFKQLDLTDAQKEQIKQIRESHRATIKSLREQVHTAMREVHQANQGSAFDEAAVSQKLAQIAPLQAKLMAEEYKIRQETLAVLTAEQKAKMEQLREQFKSRRAERGAKKSPGTE, encoded by the coding sequence ATGAAAAGTAACAAAATTAAAATCGCTCTGGTTGCCATCATTCTGGCAATCGTCGTCGCCATTCCTTTGGCGATGGCGCAATCGGGCGGCAAAATGGGTAGACGCGAATTTGCCGGACAATTTCGTGGTCATCGCGGCGGCGGCGAAGGCTTCATGTTTAAACAGCTTGATTTGACCGACGCTCAGAAGGAACAGATCAAACAAATCCGTGAAAGCCACCGCGCCACCATCAAATCGCTTCGCGAACAGGTTCATACAGCTATGCGTGAAGTGCATCAAGCCAATCAGGGAAGCGCCTTTGATGAAGCAGCCGTGAGCCAAAAGCTGGCGCAGATTGCACCCTTGCAAGCCAAATTGATGGCTGAAGAGTACAAGATTCGTCAGGAAACACTTGCCGTGTTGACTGCCGAACAGAAAGCCAAGATGGAGCAGCTACGCGAACAGTTCAAATCCAGACGGGCTGAACGGGGCGCGAAAAAATCACCAGGGACTGAATAA
- a CDS encoding MIP/aquaporin family protein → MADDNNTTKTPSLLGQCSAEFIGTFILILVGDGAGAAATLNNQLDGWGVAMMWGLAVTFGIYVAGSISGAHFNPAVTITMSVFRGFPKKHIAPFILSQIAGAYTAAACVYFFWKNFFHQMAAKLGVEYGAPGSQKLMSIFSCFYPSPGVGTDTAAWSLISTPQAFGIEVILTAFLLLMIFALTEPDNTGMPQAGIGPLFIGLTVTAIVGMGGSLTMDAVNPVRDFGPRLFAYTIGFGQIAFPGPRGNEWWLYIVAPIIGGLIGAAVFRYGVRKFLLAAKSE, encoded by the coding sequence ATGGCAGACGATAACAACACGACTAAAACACCTTCACTTTTAGGACAATGTTCGGCGGAATTCATCGGCACGTTTATTTTGATACTCGTGGGCGATGGCGCGGGCGCGGCGGCAACTTTGAATAATCAACTCGATGGCTGGGGCGTAGCGATGATGTGGGGACTGGCAGTAACCTTTGGCATCTATGTCGCGGGTTCGATTTCCGGGGCGCATTTCAACCCGGCAGTGACGATTACCATGAGTGTGTTTCGCGGCTTTCCCAAAAAACATATCGCGCCGTTTATTTTGAGCCAGATTGCCGGGGCTTACACAGCAGCCGCCTGCGTCTATTTTTTCTGGAAAAATTTCTTTCATCAAATGGCAGCGAAGCTCGGCGTCGAATACGGCGCGCCGGGCAGTCAAAAGTTGATGAGCATCTTTTCCTGCTTTTATCCGTCGCCGGGTGTCGGCACTGACACGGCGGCTTGGTCTTTAATCAGTACACCGCAGGCTTTCGGCATCGAAGTCATCTTAACCGCCTTTCTCTTGCTGATGATTTTCGCGCTTACGGAACCCGATAATACAGGCATGCCGCAAGCCGGTATTGGGCCGCTGTTTATCGGGTTGACGGTCACCGCCATTGTCGGCATGGGCGGGTCGCTGACGATGGACGCAGTAAACCCGGTGCGCGATTTTGGGCCGCGCCTGTTTGCCTACACCATCGGCTTCGGGCAAATCGCTTTTCCGGGACCACGCGGTAACGAATGGTGGTTGTATATTGTTGCGCCGATTATTGGCGGACTCATAGGCGCAGCCGTCTTCCGTTATGGCGTACGAAAATTTTTGCTTGCCGCGAAAAGTGAATAG
- a CDS encoding parallel beta-helix domain-containing protein, protein MDSTASRLESIRAEKSKRRILPKLLIVVIAIPVIGFFVLGLLPVKADFIASEGTTGVGDAGAGLDRQFPAMVIRADNPLPADKNDARIGLGRLLYFDPILSGANDISCATCHHPDLGFGDARGVSMGKGGKGLGAERAGGAVLKRGAPSIWNATYNHKQFWDGRAEDLEEQAGKPITDANEMAEDPENLIKELKNIPEYVQLFDKTFKGENGAALTFDNVTKAIAAFERTLTANNTPFDKYVKGDRNALTPAQVRGFNLFRSGRTRCFECHGLPTFANRDFKIVGVPEIEGQQADFGRFDVTKGEGNKYAFKVPTLRNVVLNAPYMHNGRFKTLEEVIDFYAAGGGPGMGFKEPKVDDKIHAYTIGKSEKEDLIAFLYALTDESNVPEIPAKVPSGMAVVSPIKNPARELVAKYNTGMPKEEIITRAPQTIRVKAGESIQAAIDKAIPGDTIEVEPGIYKEEIKIDLKNITLRGISAADANATPGRPLLEGEGKLSDAVLATGDNFTMENFDVKNYVANGVMAQHANNVTFRNLYVENTGLYGTYPVSCTGVLIEKVTATKIADAALYVGQSRDIVVRDSEVYDNVAGIEIENSINAIVENNYAHNNTGGILVFALPNNVSKVGRDCIVRNNRVIENNHPNFGHPNSIVSKVPPGLGISVTAADNTEITGNEIRGNNSFGVGVFSLEIIFPKGTQFDIGTTSDNTFIHDNTYAENGKSPDKSFIEAGLKGADLVWDLSGWSNRWSEPNATRATPVLNASWPTIARKAYWRVLNWLA, encoded by the coding sequence ATGGATAGCACTGCATCAAGGTTGGAAAGCATCCGTGCCGAAAAATCGAAACGGCGAATTTTGCCTAAGCTGTTGATAGTGGTCATCGCCATTCCGGTCATCGGCTTTTTCGTTTTGGGTTTGCTGCCGGTGAAAGCCGATTTCATCGCCTCCGAAGGCACCACCGGCGTGGGCGATGCCGGAGCCGGACTTGATCGTCAATTTCCCGCGATGGTCATTCGCGCAGACAACCCGTTGCCTGCGGACAAAAACGACGCCCGCATCGGGCTTGGACGACTGCTTTATTTCGACCCGATTTTATCCGGCGCTAACGATATTTCCTGCGCCACCTGCCACCATCCCGATTTAGGTTTTGGCGATGCCCGTGGCGTGTCGATGGGTAAAGGCGGCAAGGGACTTGGCGCGGAACGCGCCGGCGGCGCGGTGTTAAAACGCGGCGCGCCGAGCATCTGGAATGCGACTTACAATCACAAACAATTCTGGGATGGTCGCGCAGAGGATTTGGAAGAGCAAGCCGGAAAGCCCATCACCGATGCCAATGAAATGGCTGAAGACCCGGAGAACCTGATTAAAGAATTAAAAAATATCCCTGAATATGTGCAGCTATTCGATAAAACCTTCAAGGGCGAAAACGGTGCGGCGCTTACCTTCGATAACGTGACCAAAGCCATCGCCGCATTCGAGAGAACGCTTACTGCCAACAACACACCGTTTGATAAATATGTGAAAGGCGACCGCAATGCTTTGACGCCCGCGCAGGTTCGCGGCTTCAATCTCTTCCGTTCGGGTCGCACACGTTGTTTCGAGTGTCACGGCTTGCCGACTTTCGCCAACCGCGATTTCAAAATCGTCGGCGTCCCCGAAATCGAAGGGCAGCAGGCGGATTTCGGTCGTTTCGATGTGACCAAAGGCGAAGGCAACAAGTATGCGTTCAAAGTGCCGACGCTTCGCAATGTCGTTTTGAACGCGCCGTATATGCATAACGGCAGATTCAAAACCCTCGAAGAAGTCATTGATTTTTATGCGGCGGGCGGTGGTCCCGGTATGGGTTTTAAAGAGCCGAAAGTTGATGACAAAATTCATGCCTACACGATTGGCAAATCCGAAAAAGAGGATTTGATTGCCTTCCTGTATGCGCTAACCGATGAATCGAACGTGCCGGAAATCCCTGCGAAAGTTCCATCGGGAATGGCGGTGGTTTCGCCGATTAAAAATCCGGCGCGTGAACTCGTCGCCAAATACAACACCGGGATGCCCAAAGAAGAAATCATCACGCGCGCGCCGCAAACCATCCGCGTAAAAGCCGGTGAATCCATTCAAGCGGCAATTGATAAAGCTATCCCAGGCGACACCATCGAAGTTGAACCCGGCATCTATAAAGAAGAAATCAAGATTGACCTCAAAAATATTACCTTGCGCGGCATCAGCGCGGCGGATGCGAATGCCACACCTGGGCGTCCACTACTTGAAGGCGAAGGCAAACTTTCGGATGCGGTGCTGGCAACCGGCGATAATTTCACGATGGAAAATTTCGATGTGAAAAATTACGTCGCCAACGGCGTGATGGCGCAACACGCTAACAATGTCACCTTCCGCAATCTCTATGTTGAAAACACCGGACTATATGGAACCTATCCGGTCAGTTGCACAGGCGTGTTGATTGAAAAAGTGACAGCAACAAAAATCGCCGACGCGGCGCTCTATGTCGGACAATCGCGTGACATCGTGGTGCGCGACTCGGAAGTTTATGACAACGTCGCAGGCATCGAAATCGAAAATTCCATCAACGCCATAGTCGAAAACAACTACGCCCATAACAACACCGGCGGCATACTGGTTTTCGCTTTGCCGAACAATGTCTCGAAAGTCGGGCGCGATTGCATCGTGCGCAACAACCGGGTGATTGAAAACAACCATCCGAATTTCGGGCACCCGAATTCGATTGTTTCAAAAGTTCCGCCCGGACTCGGCATTTCCGTAACCGCTGCCGACAACACGGAAATCACCGGCAACGAAATTCGCGGCAACAACAGTTTCGGCGTCGGCGTGTTCAGTTTGGAAATCATTTTTCCGAAGGGCACACAATTCGACATCGGCACGACTTCCGATAATACTTTCATTCACGACAACACCTATGCGGAAAACGGCAAATCACCGGACAAGAGTTTTATCGAAGCAGGACTCAAAGGCGCAGACCTCGTTTGGGATTTATCGGGCTGGTCAAATCGCTGGTCTGAACCGAACGCGACGCGCGCCACACCGGTGCTCAACGCCAGTTGGCCCACAATTGCGCGTAAAGCCTACTGGCGGGTTTTGAACTGGCTTGCCTAG
- a CDS encoding S8 family serine peptidase, protein MRKSIGLAFALLLTFAAFALTQKSSAQKSSRLAIANGQVIVKLKAATRPLTIDATNDQLFAVAQGVGSETGWLREATTDAIEPLLPATSQANDFIAEHGFDRVFVMKFDPQADLEEIINRLKANASVEYAEPNIPLVVGGVIPDDPGFGEQWALRNLGLGVFGFPSTLDADIKATQAWEITEGSANVLIAVTDTGLDITHPDLAPNVYTNPREIPANNLDDDNNGYVDDVHGANIPEKNGDVSDVFGHGTQMSGIIAAKLNNTVGISGMSQSKLVPVKFFKRVGPGPNDIEVTIADAARAILYSINIGADIINASWSSGIATLSDDEVQTLQSAVTASAEAGVLFVTIAGNEGYDIDTRNYYPAKFRLPNQIVVAASQYNDEMWHPPNVPGRILSGFGKASVDLTAPGMTIFTTAAHGSCAACVAVDDPTVWYNTIDGTSAAAAYVSGVAALIKSRFNDANHIIIKRRILESVDVRDSLQPFVITGGRLNAHRALTMELTITPPVLTKLKIKPNGKTFIIGERMQDGATLIIGSKSYPARFKNGDFSRLVTSIPSAELPTGTFQAKFRNPDGGESNVISITR, encoded by the coding sequence ATGCGGAAAAGTATCGGTTTAGCTTTTGCCTTGCTCCTCACGTTCGCGGCTTTTGCGCTCACGCAAAAATCCTCGGCGCAAAAATCCTCGCGGCTTGCCATTGCCAACGGTCAGGTTATCGTTAAATTAAAAGCTGCAACTCGTCCGTTGACCATTGATGCTACCAATGACCAGTTGTTCGCGGTTGCCCAGGGCGTGGGGTCAGAAACCGGTTGGTTACGCGAAGCCACGACCGACGCCATCGAGCCATTGCTTCCGGCGACAAGTCAGGCAAATGATTTCATCGCCGAACACGGATTCGATAGAGTGTTTGTGATGAAGTTCGACCCGCAAGCTGACCTCGAGGAAATTATCAATCGTTTGAAAGCTAATGCCTCGGTCGAATATGCCGAACCGAATATCCCGCTGGTGGTTGGCGGGGTCATTCCCGATGACCCGGGGTTCGGGGAACAATGGGCTTTAAGAAATCTCGGACTGGGAGTGTTCGGCTTTCCATCAACGCTTGATGCCGACATCAAAGCGACACAGGCTTGGGAAATCACCGAAGGTAGCGCGAATGTGTTAATCGCGGTCACAGACACCGGACTCGATATTACCCATCCAGACCTCGCGCCCAACGTCTATACCAATCCCCGTGAAATTCCTGCAAACAACCTTGACGATGACAACAACGGTTACGTGGATGATGTGCACGGCGCCAATATCCCTGAAAAAAACGGAGATGTCAGTGATGTATTCGGACACGGCACGCAGATGTCGGGCATCATTGCTGCGAAGTTGAATAACACCGTAGGCATCAGCGGGATGAGCCAGTCGAAACTGGTTCCGGTGAAATTTTTTAAACGTGTAGGACCAGGTCCCAATGACATCGAAGTCACCATTGCCGATGCGGCGCGCGCTATTTTGTATTCCATCAATATCGGCGCAGACATCATCAATGCGAGTTGGAGTTCGGGCATCGCGACGCTCAGTGATGATGAAGTGCAAACGCTGCAAAGCGCCGTAACCGCAAGTGCAGAAGCCGGTGTTTTGTTTGTCACGATTGCCGGTAACGAAGGTTACGACATTGATACGCGCAATTATTACCCGGCGAAATTCCGTTTGCCGAATCAAATCGTCGTCGCCGCTTCGCAATACAATGACGAAATGTGGCATCCGCCCAATGTGCCGGGTCGCATTCTTTCCGGTTTTGGCAAAGCCAGTGTTGATTTGACCGCGCCGGGAATGACCATTTTCACGACCGCAGCGCATGGCAGTTGTGCGGCGTGCGTAGCGGTTGACGACCCGACCGTCTGGTACAACACCATTGACGGCACCTCCGCGGCAGCCGCTTATGTATCGGGCGTTGCGGCATTGATTAAATCGCGTTTCAATGACGCCAACCATATCATCATCAAACGCCGGATTCTCGAAAGCGTTGATGTGCGCGACAGTTTGCAACCCTTCGTCATCACCGGCGGCAGGTTGAATGCGCATCGCGCGCTGACGATGGAGTTGACGATTACGCCGCCGGTTTTAACCAAATTAAAAATTAAACCCAATGGCAAAACCTTCATCATTGGCGAGCGCATGCAGGACGGGGCGACCCTGATCATCGGCAGCAAAAGCTACCCGGCAAGATTTAAGAACGGCGACTTTTCGCGACTCGTGACCTCGATTCCGTCTGCGGAATTGCCGACGGGAACCTTTCAGGCAAAATTCAGAAATCCCGATGGCGGCGAAAGCAATGTCATATCGATCACTCGATAA